A single window of Gossypium arboreum isolate Shixiya-1 chromosome 13, ASM2569848v2, whole genome shotgun sequence DNA harbors:
- the LOC108462457 gene encoding disease resistance protein RUN1-like: MHDLVHDLALDVSQKECKTVNSETETVDENIRHLLLCDEKLVEVPRVLEEMKNVQTLIVQDGSMRSKIVDKSLINLCFSNFKYLRALKLRKSPLTALPKSIGTLKHLRDLDLGRCKDISELPKSFYKLRSLQWLDLGVSSLKQLPDSVQRLIELRHLVITIEAKHLKEIPAGCWTYLQYLELRTCMELECLPEGMQYLKSLRTLVLSNCYKLVSLPRSLKFLTKLEHLQIVSCLEMNLKMEPQEEEDKDLQLSLKTLSLVNLPALTDLPRLLLQGSSSTLQQLQIKFCQHLSVLPAWLLNVTSLHKLEIENCSNLSALPEGIDRLTNQRELRIHQCRKLSKRYRENGG, translated from the coding sequence ATGCATGATCTGGTACATGATCTTGCATTAGATGTGTCTCAAAAAGAGTGTAAAACAGTGAATTCGGAAACAGAAACGGTTGATGAAAATATTCGACATTTATTATTATGTGATGAGAAGTTGGTTGAAGTTCCACGTGTTTTGGAGGAAATGAAAAATGTTCAAACACTAATCGTccaagatggttcaatgagatcaAAGATTGTTGATAAATCTCTTATAAATCTTTGTTTCTCCAATTTCAAGTATCTACGAGCATTAAAATTAAGGAAGTCACCATTGACGGCTTTACCGAAGTCCATTGGTACCTTGAAGCACTTACGAGACCTTGACTTGGGCCGATGTAAGGATATAAGTGAACTTCCGAAGTCTTTTTATAAGCTTCGCAGCTTGCAATGGTTAGATTTGGGAGTTAGTAGTTTGAAGCAGTTGCCTGACAGCGTGCAAAGGTTGATTGAGCTTAGACATCTTGTAATAACCATTGAGGCTAAGCATTTAAAAGAAATACCAGCAGGATGTTGGACTTATCTTCAATACTTGGAATTGAGGACCTGTATGGAATTAGAATGTTTACCTGAAGGCATGCAGTATCTGAAGTCACTTCGGACACTTGTCCTGAGTAACTGTTATAAACTTGTCTCATTGCCACGGAGCCTGAAATTCCTAACCAAGTTAGAACACCTTCAAATAGTTTCTTGCCTTGAAATGAATTTGAAAATGGAACCACAAGAGGAAGAAGACAAAGACCTTCAGTTAAGCCTTAAAACTCTCTCACTCGTTAATTTACCTGCTTTAACAGATTTGCCACGATTGCTTCTTCAAGGATCTTCTTCCACTTTGCAGCAATTACAAATTAAGTTCTGTCAACATTTGTCCGTTCTACCAGCATGGCTACTGAATGTCACTTCTCTTCATAAACTTGAGATTGAGAACTGCTCAAATTTGTCAGCTCTACCGGAGGGAATAGACCGCCTCACCAACCAAAGAGAATTAAGAATTCACCAATGTCGGAAGTTGAGCAAAAGATACAGAGAAAATGGGGGTTAA
- the LOC108461922 gene encoding LOW QUALITY PROTEIN: putative disease resistance protein RGA4 (The sequence of the model RefSeq protein was modified relative to this genomic sequence to represent the inferred CDS: inserted 1 base in 1 codon) → MAEMFLFGIAERVLEKLVHLSVQEIRLAFNVKIDLKKLQDTMISIKDKLIHAERQQHHNENLRHCMWQLRDIFYDAEDVIDDFKCEALRKQDAINHPNTNSSKVRFLASCCTCLPLSFSLRMAYKIKAINRRLGELATEWNSFDLRQCSDNRHVFGRETISFVDSSYVIGRDEDKENIISMLIKPSEDRNVPIIPIVGIGGLGKTTLAQLVYNDARITSLFPLQIWICVSEEFDVSRLLKLIIQSVNKGERCDDSTLDALQARLRSLLNNKKFLLVLDDVWNENQAKWVEFRNLLRSTDGFSPSKIIVTTRSLKXASIMSSIPSYKLEGLPLEDSLALFTKWAFNDGDEKHYPNLIRIGEEIVKKCKGVPLAVRTLGSLLFKKTDESDWIYIRESEIWRLEQNENDILPVLKLSYNYLTSHLQRCLAFLSLYKKDEIYYSDQVIRLWLANGLLEHPKQNQEWEDVGKRYLNELLSRCLIQKERDFGLYFTFKMHDLVHDLALDVSQKECKIVNSETETVDENVRHLLLLCDEKLVEVPRVLEEMKNVRTIIIQDALVESKTIHEAVINLCVSNFKYLRALELRDSPLTALPNSIGTLKHLRDFDLDGCTNILELPRSFDKLRSLQSLNLGDTGLKQLPDSVQRLIELRHLVLTIKATHLKEIRAGCWTSLQYLELGWCSKLHCLPEGMQYLKSLRTLVLSHCFELVSLPRSLKFLTKLEHLQIVSCHQMNLKMEPEEEEDKDLQLSLKTLLLDKLYALTALPQLLLQGSSSTLQQLQISWCPNLSVLPAWLLNLTSIHELEIKGCFNLSALPEGIDRLTNLRELTIHGCPELSKRYIQNGGEDWHKIAHIQKVVIKD, encoded by the exons ATGGCGGAAATGTTTTTGTTTGGTATTGCAGAAAGGGTTCTGGAAAAACTAGTCCATCTCTCTGTACAAGAAATACGCTTGGCGTTTAATGTCAAAATCGATCTGAAAAAGCTGCAGGACACCATGATCAGCATTAAAGATAAGCTCATACATGCTGAGCGCCAACAGCACCACAACGAGAACTTGCGCCACTGTATGTGGCAGCTCAGAGACATCTTTTACGATGCTGAGGACGTTATTGACGATTTCAAGTGTGAAGCTCTCCGCAAACAGGACGCCATCAATCATCCCAATACCAACAGCTCAAAGGTGCGGTTTTTAGCTTCCTGTTGTACTTGTTTGCCTCTTTCATTCTCTTTAAGAATGGCTTATAAAATCAAAGCCATCAATCGGAGGCTAGGCGAACTTGCCACTGAATGGAACAGCTTTGATCTAAGACAGTGTAGCGACAACCGACATGTTTTTGGCAGAGAGACGATCTCTTTTGTGGATTCTTCTTATGTTATTGGTAGAGATGAGGATAAAGAGAACATTATTAGTATGTTGATTAAACCAAGTGAGGATCGAAATGTCCCTATCATTCCCATTGTTGGAATTGGGGGTTTAGGAAAAACCACGCTCGCTCAATTAGTATACAATGACGCCCGAATTACTAGCCTTTTTCCTTTGCAGATATGGATCTGTGTTTCTgaggaatttgatgtttctaGATTGCTCAAGCTGATTATTCAATCTGTAAATAAAGGAGAAAGATGCGATGATTCAACGCTTgacgccttgcaagctcgtttgAGAAGCCTTTTGAATAATAAGAAGTTCTTGCTCGTCCTGGATGATGTGTGGAATGAAAATCAAGCAAAATGGGTTGAGTTTAGAAATTTGTTGAGATCAACCGATGGATTTTCTCCAAGCAAAATCATTGTCACCACTCGGAGTTTGA TGGCCTCGATAATGAGTTCGATTCCCTCTTATAAGTTGGAAGGTCTCCCTCTTGAAGACAGTTTGGCATTGTTTACAAAATGGGCTTTTAATGATGGTGATGAGAAACATTATCCAAATCTCATTAGAATCGGGGAGGAGATTGTAAAAAAATGTAAAGGGGTTCCTTTGGCTGTAAGAACATTGGGAAGCCTACTGTTTAAGAAAACTGATGAATCTGATTGGATCTATATAAGAGAGAGTGAAATATGGAGACTTGAGCAAAACGAAAACGATATTTTACCAGTGTTGAAGTTGAGTTACAATTATTTGACATCTCATTTGCAACGATGTCTTGCTTTTTTGTCCTTGTACAAAAAGGATGAGATCTATTATAGTGACCAAGTCATCCGCCTTTGGCTGGCAAATGGACTCCTTGAGCATCCAAAGCAAAATCAAGAGTGGGAGGATGTTGGCAAACGGTATTTGAATGAATTACTGTCAAGGTGCCTCATCCAAAAGGAGAGGGATTTTGGCTTGTATTTTACCTTCAAAATGCATGATCTGGTACATGATCTTGCATTAGATGTGTCTCAAAAAGAGTGTAAAATAGTGAATTCCGAAACAGAAACGGTTGATGAAAATGTTcgacatttattattattatgtgatGAGAAGTTGGTTGAAGTTCCACGTGTTTTGGAGGAAATGAAAAATGTTCGAACAATAATCATCCAAGATGCTTTAGTGGAATCAAAGACTATTCATGAAGCAGTTATAAATCTGTGTGTCTCCAATTTCAAGTATCTACGAGCATTAGAATTAAGGGATTCACCATTGACGGCTTTACCGAATTCCATTGGCACCTTAAAACACTTACGAGACTTTGACTTGGATGGATGTACCAATATACTTGAACTCCCGAGGTCTTTCGATAAGCTTCGCAGCTTGCAATCGTTAAATTTGGGAGATACTGGTTTGAAGCAGTTGCCTGACAGCGTGCAAAGGTTGATTGAGCTTAGACATCTAGTACTAACCATTAAAGCTACGCATTTGAAAGAAATACGAGCAGGATGTTGGACTTCTCTTCAATACTTGGAATTGGGTTGGTGTTCCAAATTACATTGTTTACCTGAAGGAATGCAGTATCTGAAGTCACTTCGGACACTTGTTCTGAGTCATTGTTTTGAACTTGTCTCATTGCCACGGAGCCTGAAATTCCTAACCAAGTTAGAACATCTTCAAATAGTTTCTTGCCATCAAATGAATTTGAAAATGGAACCAGAAGAGGAAGAAGACAAAGACCTTCAGTTGAGCCTTAAAACTCTCTTACTCGATAAGTTATATGCCTTAACAGCTTTGCCACAATTGCTTCTTCAAGGATCTTCTTCCACTTTGCAGCAATTACAAATTAGTTGGTGTCCAAATTTGTCCGTTCTGCCAGCGTGGCTACTGAATCTCACTTCTATTCATGAACTTGAGATTAAGGGTTGCTTTAATTTGTCGGCTCTACCGGAGGGAATAGACCGGCTCACCAACCTTAGAGAATTGACAATTCACGGATGTCCGGAGTTGAGCAAAAGATACATACAAAATGGGGGTGAAGATTGGCACAAAATTGCTCACATCCAAAAGGTTGTTATTAAGGATTAA